A genomic window from Aquabacterium sp. OR-4 includes:
- a CDS encoding glycosyltransferase family 4 protein, whose protein sequence is MKTICVEGWRGISHSIALVNQFQLLVMLGEPGLQLYHRDVPFFMKRWNAREMPAGFSADEQARIDAIAAPPEGQTFDALLRISSPFASVLPEGQKTVTFMVTECGITPECFDAVPPDLGAYTRDHNRIVTPSRWSRDRLVDHGFDPAGIAVVPHGFKADTFQPLNALDRRAGRAALGVADDETLFLNVGVATWNKGLDLLVQAFARVRQNNPKVRLLLKDHKAMYGLGADRVLAQVAREHPGLVTADVLAGVSMISGSLDQTQLRALYGVADAYVSPYRAEGFNLPVLEAMACGTPVIVTQGGATDDFCPDALALKLPSREGTATDEPNMFGRFLVPDVDALTECMQAVAQGRVPRDTPERAAARTQLVADYAWPRVTQGLLRLL, encoded by the coding sequence ATGAAGACGATCTGTGTCGAAGGTTGGCGTGGCATCAGCCACTCGATCGCCCTGGTCAACCAGTTCCAGCTGCTGGTGATGCTGGGCGAGCCCGGCCTGCAGCTCTACCACCGCGACGTGCCCTTCTTCATGAAGCGCTGGAACGCGCGCGAGATGCCCGCCGGCTTCAGCGCCGACGAGCAGGCGCGCATCGACGCCATTGCCGCGCCGCCGGAAGGCCAGACCTTCGACGCGCTGCTGCGCATCTCGTCGCCCTTTGCCAGTGTGCTGCCCGAGGGCCAGAAGACGGTGACCTTCATGGTCACCGAGTGCGGCATCACGCCCGAGTGTTTTGACGCCGTGCCGCCCGACCTGGGCGCCTACACGCGCGACCACAACCGCATCGTCACGCCCTCGCGCTGGTCGCGCGACCGGCTGGTGGACCATGGTTTCGACCCCGCCGGCATTGCCGTGGTGCCGCATGGCTTCAAGGCCGACACCTTCCAGCCGCTGAACGCGCTGGACCGCCGCGCCGGCCGTGCCGCGCTGGGCGTGGCCGACGACGAGACGCTGTTCCTCAACGTGGGCGTGGCCACCTGGAACAAGGGCCTCGACCTGCTGGTGCAGGCCTTTGCCCGGGTGCGCCAGAACAACCCCAAGGTGCGCCTGCTGCTCAAGGACCACAAGGCCATGTATGGCCTGGGCGCCGACCGCGTGCTGGCCCAGGTGGCGCGCGAGCACCCGGGCCTGGTGACGGCCGATGTGCTGGCCGGCGTGTCGATGATCAGCGGCAGCCTCGACCAGACCCAGCTGCGCGCGCTGTACGGCGTGGCCGACGCCTACGTCTCGCCCTACCGCGCCGAGGGCTTCAACCTGCCGGTGCTGGAGGCCATGGCCTGCGGCACGCCGGTCATCGTGACCCAGGGCGGCGCCACCGACGATTTCTGCCCCGATGCGCTGGCGCTCAAGCTGCCCTCGCGCGAGGGCACGGCCACCGACGAACCCAATATGTTCGGCCGCTTTCTGGTGCCCGACGTGGACGCGCTGACCGAGTGCATGCAGGCCGTGGCCCAAGGCCGCGTGCCGCGCGACACGCCCGAGCGTGCCGCCGCACGCACCCAGCTGGTGGCCGACTACGCCTGGCCGCGCGTCACCCAGGGCCTGCTGCGCCTGCTGTGA
- a CDS encoding TolC family protein, which yields MSRTRRTAARRRHQAAVALWITLGLGSPALQAACVDEGRVDAAPAPAAAGTGATPTPTPPTDARVQLGELVRDALAQSNGINAARALVDAALQDLEEARAGRLPQASLTGSLSPSLVDNGGARGAQLQASAGLVLSQTFYDGGRLDRVIDWRRQLTEVARLGHLTTQEQISLSTTSLAFERNRYRMQAVIYGQNVRKMGCLVEALESIVNADRGRQSELVQARKQLMQAELQQAQAVSQARQVEAKLRRVVGSGLPVIEGLSTVLLNVPELPDVLSAAEGAVEIAAMDASVAAMREMARAVEAGTRPQVGWNLGANAALAGGPAVGAGNRHSGSLSAGVTLSVPLVNRAVDHSVAAARKRAEAAALQRGEVLEQRRQRIVEIHEQTSNAFDRLRRISLVLRESDRLRNFTLQQWQQLGKRSLFDVIASESDHYNLRVQYVNALHDGQQMNAMLLSLGNGLRNWLQ from the coding sequence ATGTCACGCACCCGCCGCACCGCTGCCAGGCGCCGCCACCAGGCGGCCGTGGCCCTCTGGATCACCCTCGGGCTGGGCTCGCCGGCGCTGCAGGCGGCCTGTGTCGACGAGGGCCGGGTCGACGCGGCCCCGGCGCCCGCCGCCGCTGGCACCGGCGCCACGCCTACGCCCACACCGCCCACCGATGCCCGCGTGCAGCTGGGTGAACTGGTGCGCGATGCGCTGGCGCAGAGCAACGGCATCAACGCCGCCCGCGCGCTGGTGGACGCCGCGCTGCAAGACCTGGAAGAAGCGCGCGCCGGCCGGCTGCCGCAGGCCTCGCTGACCGGCTCGCTGTCGCCCTCGCTGGTGGACAACGGCGGCGCCCGCGGCGCCCAGCTGCAGGCCAGCGCCGGCCTGGTGCTGAGCCAGACCTTCTACGACGGCGGCCGCCTCGACCGCGTGATCGACTGGCGCCGCCAGCTCACCGAGGTGGCCCGCCTGGGCCATCTGACGACGCAGGAGCAGATCTCGCTGTCGACCACCTCGCTGGCCTTCGAGCGCAACCGCTACCGCATGCAGGCCGTGATCTACGGCCAGAACGTGCGCAAGATGGGCTGCCTGGTGGAGGCGCTGGAATCCATCGTCAACGCCGACCGCGGCCGCCAGAGCGAGCTGGTGCAGGCGCGCAAGCAGCTGATGCAGGCCGAGCTGCAGCAGGCCCAGGCCGTGTCGCAGGCGCGCCAGGTCGAGGCCAAGCTGCGCCGCGTGGTGGGCAGCGGCCTGCCGGTGATCGAGGGCCTGAGCACGGTGCTGCTCAACGTGCCCGAACTGCCCGATGTGCTGAGCGCCGCCGAAGGCGCGGTGGAGATCGCCGCGATGGATGCCAGCGTGGCCGCCATGCGCGAGATGGCGCGTGCGGTGGAAGCCGGCACGCGCCCGCAGGTGGGCTGGAACCTGGGCGCCAATGCCGCGCTGGCCGGTGGCCCGGCGGTGGGGGCCGGCAACCGCCACAGCGGCAGCCTGAGCGCCGGTGTCACGCTGAGCGTGCCACTGGTCAACCGCGCGGTCGACCACTCGGTGGCCGCGGCGCGCAAGCGGGCCGAGGCCGCCGCCCTGCAGCGCGGCGAGGTGCTCGAGCAGCGCCGCCAGCGCATCGTCGAGATCCACGAGCAGACCAGCAACGCCTTTGACCGCCTGCGCCGCATCAGCCTGGTGCTGCGCGAGAGCGACCGGCTGCGCAATTTCACGCTGCAGCAATGGCAGCAGCTGGGCAAACGCTCGCTGTTCGACGTGATCGCCAGCGAATCCGACCACTACAACCTGCGCGTGCAGTACGTCAATGCGCTGCACGACGGCCAGCAGATGAACGCCATGCTGCTGTCGCTGGGCAACGGCCTGCGCAACTGGTTGCAATGA
- a CDS encoding HlyD family type I secretion periplasmic adaptor subunit, which produces MSGQAPFRDGAGTLRAGDAQYLTPTQAALHLEPARAAVWSIYLMMAALVAAITWAALAPVDIITRADARVIPEGREQVIASLEGGILREMKVREGEAVEAGQALALLDPTRVEAQQGESRAKRWSLMAQVSRLQAEAGSRALVFPPELKQAPGVMQAETDSFNARQRALGDAAAVNVRNQRLLERELAVSESMSAKGLVSEVEVMRLRRQVNDLAMQNGERSNRFRQEASAELVKVQNELTLLEEQQVVRDDMLRRTTLSSPVRGIVKNIRVNTLGGVIAAGAPVMEIVPVAAEVLVELRIKPADIGFVKLGQKVEIKLTAYDYTIYGMLHGKLQTLSPDALGDANASPAGAEATWYRALVRADASTLGAGKRKLSVLPGMVGTAEIRNGQRSVLQYLLRPMFKAQEAFTER; this is translated from the coding sequence ATGTCCGGCCAGGCCCCATTCCGCGACGGCGCGGGCACCTTGCGTGCCGGCGATGCGCAATACCTCACCCCCACCCAGGCCGCGCTGCACCTCGAGCCGGCGCGCGCCGCGGTCTGGTCGATCTACCTGATGATGGCCGCGCTGGTGGCAGCCATCACCTGGGCCGCGTTGGCGCCGGTGGACATCATCACCCGCGCCGACGCGCGCGTGATCCCGGAAGGCCGCGAGCAGGTCATCGCCAGCCTGGAAGGCGGCATCCTGCGCGAGATGAAGGTGCGCGAGGGCGAGGCGGTGGAGGCCGGCCAGGCGCTGGCCCTGCTCGACCCCACGCGCGTGGAGGCCCAGCAGGGCGAAAGCCGCGCCAAGCGCTGGAGCCTGATGGCCCAGGTGTCGCGCCTGCAGGCCGAGGCCGGCAGCCGCGCGCTGGTGTTTCCGCCCGAGCTCAAGCAGGCACCCGGCGTGATGCAGGCCGAGACCGATTCGTTCAACGCCCGCCAGCGCGCGCTGGGCGACGCCGCGGCCGTCAACGTGCGCAACCAGCGCCTGCTCGAGCGCGAGCTGGCGGTGTCGGAATCGATGTCGGCCAAGGGCCTGGTCAGCGAGGTGGAGGTGATGCGCCTGCGCCGCCAGGTCAATGACCTGGCCATGCAGAACGGCGAGCGCAGCAACCGCTTTCGCCAGGAGGCCAGCGCCGAGCTGGTGAAGGTGCAAAACGAGCTCACGCTGCTGGAAGAGCAGCAGGTGGTGCGCGACGACATGCTGCGCCGCACCACGCTGAGCTCGCCGGTGCGCGGCATCGTCAAGAACATCCGCGTCAACACGCTGGGCGGCGTGATCGCGGCCGGCGCGCCGGTGATGGAGATCGTGCCGGTGGCCGCCGAGGTGCTGGTGGAGCTGCGCATCAAGCCGGCCGACATCGGCTTCGTCAAGCTCGGGCAGAAGGTCGAGATCAAGCTCACCGCCTACGACTACACCATCTACGGCATGCTGCACGGCAAGCTGCAGACCCTGAGCCCCGACGCGCTGGGCGACGCCAACGCCAGCCCGGCCGGCGCCGAGGCCACCTGGTACCGCGCCCTGGTGCGCGCCGACGCCAGCACCCTGGGCGCCGGCAAGCGCAAGCTCAGCGTGCTGCCCGGCATGGTGGGCACGGCCGAGATCCGCAACGGCCAGCGCTCGGTGCTGCAGTACCTGCTGCGGCCGATGTTCAAGGCGCAGGAAGCGTTCACAGAGCGGTAA
- a CDS encoding type I secretion system permease/ATPase, with translation MSPSHSHDADDNGQRSLAEDPLAHALLWLTRHHGQERSVSSLLNGQEVSGALGPDQAVRAMREAGFNAGLMQRDLADIPDELLPVVLLLRNGDACILAARRPMADGSLQCELVMPGPVDEPLQATLDELRPEYAGVTLVATPRPVEPRASAQSSPEIQDALRDPNRHWLWGTLRRFTPYYRASMLAALLSNTLMLATGTLTSVIYDKVIPHQAFATLWALAVAGGLALVFDLAARQLRTYLIDLAGKKADLLVGTQLFRQSLAVRMEHRPESAGAYSHIVGQIELVREFFSSATMSAVSDLPFIFIFIAMTFVIAGPLGWVPLLAVPIILIGLALVQGTMRRASTAHMQQQADLHGLLVEAVEGIEDVKATGAQGRFLHRYEQSTAAAVHSQIKSRSVTNLSMNVSMLSQQLITLVMLVWGVYLIESKVITGGALMGGVMFAMRAIAPLTSIVMLANRWQGARAAMIALNRVMSQPTDREEGRAYVPLRGLSGRIALHDVSFAYPSAPDQQAPTVLKGVNLAFEPGERVAILGRIGSGKSTVLRLVAGLYRPGDGMVEVDGIDLRQIDPNDFRVAVGYVPQDSRLFNGTLRDNVLLGRASADISQLGAVARLTGLQRVVDGHPLGWDMQVGESGSLLSGGQRQLVALTRSLITRPKVLLMDEPTSSMDAQSELVFLRQLKDAAAGCTLVMVTHRPAVLELVQRIIVVDAGKVVMDGPKAAVLAALSGARPAAQAAPPSGSAQPPGNVHRHPSTQPAERRAAV, from the coding sequence GTGAGCCCAAGCCACTCCCACGATGCCGACGACAACGGCCAGCGCAGCCTGGCCGAGGATCCGCTCGCCCATGCGCTGCTGTGGCTGACGCGGCATCACGGGCAGGAACGGTCGGTGAGCTCGCTGCTCAACGGCCAGGAGGTGAGCGGCGCCCTCGGCCCCGACCAGGCCGTGCGCGCGATGCGCGAGGCCGGCTTCAACGCCGGCCTGATGCAGCGCGACCTGGCCGACATCCCCGACGAGCTGCTGCCGGTGGTGCTGCTGCTGCGCAACGGCGACGCCTGCATCCTGGCCGCGCGCCGGCCCATGGCCGACGGCAGCCTGCAGTGCGAGCTGGTGATGCCCGGCCCGGTGGACGAGCCGCTGCAGGCCACGCTGGACGAGCTGCGCCCCGAGTACGCCGGCGTGACCCTGGTGGCCACGCCGCGGCCGGTGGAGCCGCGCGCCTCGGCGCAATCCTCACCCGAGATCCAGGACGCCCTGCGCGACCCCAACCGCCACTGGCTGTGGGGCACGCTGCGCCGTTTCACGCCGTACTACCGGGCGTCGATGCTGGCGGCCCTGCTCAGCAACACGCTGATGCTGGCCACCGGCACGCTGACCTCGGTGATCTATGACAAGGTGATCCCGCACCAGGCCTTTGCCACGCTGTGGGCCCTGGCCGTGGCGGGTGGCCTGGCCTTGGTGTTCGACCTGGCCGCGCGCCAGCTGCGCACCTACCTGATCGACCTGGCCGGCAAGAAGGCCGACCTGCTGGTGGGCACGCAGCTGTTCCGCCAGAGCCTGGCCGTGCGCATGGAGCACCGGCCCGAATCGGCCGGCGCCTACTCGCACATCGTGGGCCAGATCGAGCTGGTGCGCGAGTTCTTCTCGTCGGCCACGATGTCGGCGGTGAGCGACCTGCCGTTCATCTTCATCTTCATCGCGATGACCTTCGTCATCGCCGGCCCGCTGGGCTGGGTGCCGCTGCTGGCGGTGCCCATCATCCTGATCGGCCTGGCCCTGGTGCAGGGCACCATGCGCCGCGCCAGCACCGCCCACATGCAGCAGCAGGCTGATCTGCACGGCCTGCTGGTCGAGGCGGTGGAAGGCATCGAGGACGTCAAGGCCACCGGCGCGCAGGGCCGTTTTCTGCACCGCTACGAGCAAAGCACCGCCGCGGCGGTGCACAGCCAGATCAAGTCGCGCTCGGTGACCAACCTGTCGATGAACGTGTCGATGCTCTCGCAGCAGCTGATCACCCTGGTGATGCTGGTGTGGGGCGTGTACCTGATCGAGTCCAAGGTCATCACCGGCGGCGCACTGATGGGCGGCGTGATGTTTGCCATGCGCGCCATCGCCCCGCTGACCTCGATCGTGATGCTGGCCAACCGCTGGCAGGGCGCGCGGGCCGCGATGATCGCGCTCAACCGCGTGATGTCGCAGCCCACCGACCGCGAGGAGGGCCGTGCCTACGTTCCGCTGCGCGGATTGAGCGGCCGCATCGCACTGCACGACGTGAGCTTTGCCTACCCCTCGGCACCCGACCAGCAGGCGCCCACGGTGCTCAAGGGCGTGAACCTGGCCTTCGAGCCGGGCGAGCGCGTGGCCATCCTGGGCCGCATCGGCAGCGGCAAGAGCACCGTGCTGCGCCTGGTGGCCGGCCTGTACCGGCCGGGCGACGGCATGGTCGAGGTGGACGGCATCGACCTGCGCCAGATCGACCCCAATGATTTCCGCGTGGCGGTGGGCTATGTGCCGCAGGACTCGCGCCTGTTCAACGGCACGCTGCGCGACAACGTGCTGCTGGGCCGCGCCAGCGCCGACATCTCGCAGCTGGGCGCGGTGGCCCGGCTCACCGGCCTGCAGCGCGTGGTTGACGGCCACCCGCTGGGCTGGGACATGCAGGTCGGCGAATCGGGCTCGCTGCTCTCGGGCGGCCAGCGCCAGCTGGTGGCCCTGACCCGCAGCCTGATCACCCGGCCCAAGGTGCTGCTGATGGACGAACCCACCAGCTCGATGGACGCCCAGAGCGAGCTGGTGTTTCTGCGCCAGCTCAAGGACGCCGCCGCCGGCTGCACCCTGGTGATGGTGACCCACCGCCCGGCCGTGCTCGAGCTGGTGCAGCGCATCATCGTGGTCGATGCCGGCAAGGTGGTGATGGACGGCCCCAAGGCCGCGGTGCTGGCGGCCCTGTCGGGTGCGCGGCCGGCGGCCCAGGCCGCGCCGCCCAGCGGCAGCGCCCAGCCGCCCGGCAATGTGCACCGCCACCCCAGCACGCAGCCGGCCGAGCGCCGCGCTGCCGTCTGA
- a CDS encoding O-linked N-acetylglucosamine transferase, SPINDLY family protein — protein MSTPQKPVESSHPVVTQRSLVELVHEAQRLQSSGDLDGAVQAYRDWIEAGPAPMAHVACFNLGTLLGAQQRHAEAEQAYRQAVALQPDFPHARLNLGHLLERRGQHDEALAEWQQVLDGTAQPELRVHALNNRGRLLEQLRRYPDAEAELKRSLELNPEQPNVVQHYVHLRQKQCEWPAWQPVGEVTHNRLLMGTSLLAMMGLSDDPAMQLLAAVRFANERVPKAQPVPLHSLQPPRTGKIRIGYLSGDLHMHAVGLLTPELFELHDRSRVETWAFCWTPESAMPQRQRILRAMDHVVRIDAVDDAAAARLIAEAGIDVLVDLQGLTNGARPAILGYRAAPIQVSYLGLPGTSGLPGVDWILADHFVMPPELEPYCTEKPIRLPHCYQVSDRQREVGRTPTRAELGLPPGKFVYCSFNNNHKFTENVFASWMRILAGVPDSVLWLLADNDTAQENMLRCADAHGVARERILFAPRAAPPDYLARFRCADLMLDTFPYNAGTTASDALWMGLPIVTWSGRSYISRMAGSLLHAVGLPDLVTDSLAEYEKLAVRIGREPARAASYRRYLDEHGRSSPLFDMPRLVRDIENEFERLALAHRL, from the coding sequence ATGTCCACCCCCCAGAAACCCGTCGAATCCAGCCACCCCGTCGTGACCCAGCGCTCGCTTGTCGAGCTGGTGCATGAAGCGCAGCGGCTGCAGTCGAGCGGCGATCTGGACGGCGCAGTTCAGGCCTACCGCGACTGGATCGAGGCCGGCCCCGCCCCGATGGCCCATGTGGCCTGCTTCAACCTGGGCACCCTGCTGGGTGCCCAGCAGCGCCATGCCGAGGCCGAGCAGGCCTACCGTCAGGCCGTGGCCCTGCAGCCCGACTTTCCGCATGCCCGGCTCAACCTCGGGCACCTGCTCGAGCGCCGTGGCCAGCACGACGAGGCCCTGGCCGAATGGCAGCAGGTGCTCGACGGCACCGCCCAGCCCGAGCTGCGCGTGCATGCCCTGAACAACCGCGGCCGCCTGCTCGAGCAGCTGCGCCGCTACCCCGATGCCGAGGCCGAGCTCAAGCGCAGCCTCGAGCTCAACCCCGAACAGCCCAACGTGGTGCAGCACTACGTGCACCTGCGCCAGAAGCAGTGCGAATGGCCGGCCTGGCAGCCGGTGGGCGAGGTCACGCACAACCGCCTGCTGATGGGCACCTCGCTGCTGGCCATGATGGGCCTGTCGGACGACCCCGCCATGCAGCTGCTGGCCGCCGTGCGCTTTGCCAACGAGCGGGTGCCCAAGGCCCAGCCGGTGCCGCTGCACTCGCTGCAGCCGCCGCGCACCGGCAAGATACGCATCGGCTACCTGTCGGGCGACCTGCACATGCATGCGGTGGGCCTGCTGACGCCCGAGCTGTTCGAGCTGCACGACCGATCCCGGGTCGAAACCTGGGCCTTCTGCTGGACACCCGAGAGCGCGATGCCGCAGCGCCAGCGCATCCTGCGCGCCATGGACCATGTGGTGCGCATCGACGCGGTCGACGACGCCGCCGCGGCCCGCCTGATCGCCGAAGCCGGCATCGACGTGCTGGTTGACCTGCAGGGCCTGACCAACGGTGCGCGGCCCGCCATCCTGGGCTACCGCGCGGCGCCCATCCAGGTGAGCTACCTGGGTTTGCCGGGCACCTCGGGCCTGCCGGGGGTCGACTGGATCCTGGCCGACCATTTCGTGATGCCGCCCGAGCTGGAGCCGTATTGCACCGAGAAACCGATCCGCCTGCCGCACTGCTACCAGGTGAGCGACCGGCAGCGCGAGGTAGGCCGAACGCCGACACGGGCCGAACTGGGCCTGCCGCCAGGCAAGTTCGTGTACTGCTCGTTCAACAACAACCACAAGTTCACCGAGAACGTCTTTGCCTCGTGGATGCGCATCCTGGCGGGCGTGCCCGACAGCGTGCTGTGGCTGCTGGCCGACAACGACACCGCGCAGGAAAACATGCTGCGCTGCGCCGACGCGCATGGCGTGGCGCGCGAGCGAATACTCTTTGCGCCCCGTGCGGCGCCGCCCGATTACCTGGCCCGGTTCCGCTGTGCGGATCTGATGCTCGACACCTTCCCGTACAACGCCGGCACCACGGCCAGCGATGCGCTGTGGATGGGCCTGCCCATCGTCACCTGGTCGGGGCGAAGTTACATCTCGCGCATGGCCGGCAGCCTGCTGCACGCCGTGGGCCTGCCCGACCTGGTGACCGATTCGCTGGCCGAGTACGAGAAGCTGGCGGTGCGCATCGGCCGCGAGCCGGCGCGTGCCGCCTCGTACCGCCGCTACCTGGACGAGCACGGCCGAAGTTCGCCCTTGTTCGACATGCCGCGCCTGGTGCGCGACATCGAGAACGAGTTCGAGCGCCTGGCGCTGGCGCATCGCCTTTGA
- a CDS encoding protein phosphatase CheZ encodes MKMEDVGAMVPAGATGPMAAPEVVQKIGEITRLLHDTLRQLGVMPQLQVAADGIPDARDRLTYIASKTAAAAEKVLNSVDMAKAEQGEIARQTRLLADQLTADPVRAIASGAVMNFVSDVEKRTSAVDSHLTDIMMAQDFHDLTGQVVQKVVKLANNLEDSLVKLLVQVVPAEQREKVDSNVLPGPVVNAEGRTDIVQDQGEVDDLLASLGF; translated from the coding sequence ATGAAAATGGAAGACGTGGGCGCCATGGTGCCGGCAGGCGCAACCGGTCCGATGGCTGCACCCGAAGTGGTGCAGAAGATTGGCGAAATCACCCGGCTGCTGCACGACACGCTGCGCCAGCTGGGCGTGATGCCGCAACTGCAGGTGGCCGCGGACGGCATTCCCGACGCGCGCGACCGCCTGACCTACATCGCCTCGAAAACCGCCGCGGCGGCCGAGAAGGTGCTCAACTCGGTCGACATGGCCAAGGCCGAGCAGGGCGAGATTGCCCGGCAGACCCGTCTGCTGGCCGATCAGCTCACCGCCGACCCGGTGCGCGCCATCGCCAGCGGCGCGGTGATGAACTTCGTCAGCGACGTCGAGAAGCGCACCAGCGCGGTCGATTCGCACCTCACCGACATCATGATGGCGCAGGACTTCCACGACCTGACCGGCCAGGTGGTGCAGAAGGTGGTCAAGCTGGCCAACAACCTCGAAGACAGCCTGGTCAAGCTGCTGGTGCAGGTGGTGCCGGCCGAGCAGCGCGAGAAGGTCGACAGCAATGTGCTGCCCGGCCCGGTGGTCAACGCCGAAGGCCGCACCGACATCGTGCAGGACCAGGGCGAGGTCGACGACCTGCTGGCCAGCCTGGGCTTCTAG
- the cheY gene encoding chemotaxis response regulator CheY — MNPADLKFLIVDDFNTMRRIVRGLLKEMGANNADEAEDGAVALQMLKNARYDFVVSDINMPNMNGFDLLKAVKADASLKHIPVLMVTAEARKEDILLAAQSGAAGYVVKPFTKATLEEKVTKIMQKLQATAA; from the coding sequence ATGAATCCCGCCGACCTGAAATTCCTGATCGTCGACGACTTCAACACGATGCGTCGCATCGTGCGGGGCCTGCTCAAGGAAATGGGCGCCAACAACGCCGACGAAGCCGAGGACGGCGCCGTGGCGCTGCAGATGCTGAAGAACGCGCGCTACGACTTCGTCGTCAGCGACATCAACATGCCCAACATGAACGGCTTTGACCTGCTCAAGGCGGTCAAGGCCGACGCCTCGCTCAAGCACATCCCGGTGCTGATGGTCACCGCCGAGGCGCGCAAGGAAGACATCCTGCTGGCCGCCCAGAGCGGCGCCGCCGGCTACGTGGTCAAACCCTTCACCAAGGCGACGCTGGAAGAGAAGGTGACCAAGATCATGCAGAAACTCCAGGCCACTGCCGCCTGA
- the motB gene encoding flagellar motor protein MotB → MSGDAKKLQPIIIKRVKKGGHAAHGGAWKIAYADFVTAMMAFFLLMWLLGSTSEGDKKGIADFFNSPLKVALLHGGSGSGDSSSVLKGGGTDLSRTHGQVRNGDVPAPRKTINLQALKAEQRRAEAQMLEELQERVQTELKNSPKLAQFTSQIKVEMTRDGLRIQIADEQNRPMFDSGSPLVKPHMRELLRAIGSVLAEVPNGITLEGHTDAMVFPGGDKGYGNWELASDRANAARRELIGGGLGEDRVLRVLGLASSQPYNRNDPNDPQNRRISIIVMNSDALDRFLRPGGPEGEGADDAPGAAATPPRPAASR, encoded by the coding sequence ATGTCGGGTGACGCCAAGAAGCTCCAGCCCATCATCATCAAGCGGGTGAAGAAGGGCGGCCATGCGGCCCACGGGGGCGCCTGGAAGATCGCCTACGCCGACTTCGTGACCGCGATGATGGCCTTCTTCCTGCTGATGTGGCTGCTGGGCAGCACCTCCGAAGGCGACAAGAAGGGCATTGCCGATTTCTTCAACTCGCCGCTGAAGGTGGCGCTGCTGCACGGGGGCTCGGGCTCGGGCGATTCGTCCAGCGTGCTCAAGGGCGGCGGCACCGACCTCAGCCGCACCCACGGCCAGGTGCGCAACGGCGACGTGCCGGCCCCGCGCAAGACCATCAACCTGCAGGCCCTGAAGGCCGAGCAGCGCCGCGCCGAGGCGCAGATGCTCGAGGAACTGCAGGAACGCGTGCAGACCGAGCTGAAGAACAGCCCCAAGCTGGCGCAGTTCACGTCGCAGATCAAGGTCGAGATGACCCGCGACGGCCTGCGCATCCAGATCGCCGACGAGCAGAACCGGCCGATGTTCGATTCGGGCAGCCCGCTGGTCAAACCGCACATGCGCGAGCTGCTGCGGGCCATCGGCAGCGTGCTGGCCGAGGTGCCCAACGGCATCACGCTCGAGGGGCACACCGACGCGATGGTGTTTCCGGGTGGCGACAAGGGCTACGGCAACTGGGAGCTGGCCTCCGACCGCGCCAACGCCGCGCGGCGCGAGCTGATCGGCGGCGGCCTGGGCGAAGACCGGGTGCTGCGCGTGCTGGGCCTGGCCTCGAGCCAGCCCTACAACCGCAACGACCCCAACGATCCGCAGAACCGGCGCATCAGCATCATCGTGATGAACAGCGACGCCCTCGACCGCTTCCTGCGCCCCGGCGGCCCGGAAGGCGAGGGCGCCGACGACGCGCCGGGCGCCGCCGCCACGCCGCCACGGCCCGCCGCGTCGCGCTAG
- the motA gene encoding flagellar motor stator protein MotA, translating to MFVIIGWLVCLGCVFGIFVAHGGNMGPILKALPWEMGMIGGATLGAFIVNNQMVVIKSTMAGVGMCFKGSKYTKDRYMELLALMYDILQKARKEGLMSIEKDVEDPHNSPIFQKYPNVGNDHHVTEFVTDYLRMMVSGNLNAHEIESLMDSEIETHHQEAHAPVGAIQRIAGGLPAFGIVAAVLGVVKTMGSVGQPPAVLGAMIGSALVGTFLGILLAYAFAEPLAGLLEQKLEESAKELQCIKTTLLASMQGYAPQVAVEFGRKVLLSPVRPTFSELEQHVKKK from the coding sequence ATGTTCGTCATCATCGGTTGGCTCGTCTGCCTGGGCTGCGTGTTCGGCATCTTCGTGGCCCACGGCGGCAACATGGGTCCGATCCTGAAGGCCCTGCCCTGGGAAATGGGCATGATCGGCGGCGCCACGCTGGGCGCCTTCATCGTCAACAACCAGATGGTGGTCATCAAGTCCACCATGGCTGGCGTGGGCATGTGCTTCAAGGGCAGCAAGTACACCAAGGACCGCTACATGGAGCTGCTGGCGCTCATGTACGACATCCTGCAGAAGGCGCGCAAGGAAGGCCTGATGTCCATTGAAAAGGACGTCGAGGACCCGCACAACTCGCCGATCTTCCAGAAGTACCCGAACGTCGGCAACGACCACCATGTCACCGAGTTCGTCACCGACTACCTGCGCATGATGGTCTCGGGCAACCTCAATGCCCACGAGATCGAGAGCCTGATGGACAGCGAGATCGAGACCCACCACCAGGAGGCGCATGCCCCAGTGGGCGCGATCCAGCGCATCGCGGGCGGCCTGCCGGCCTTCGGCATCGTGGCCGCCGTGCTGGGTGTGGTGAAGACCATGGGCTCGGTGGGTCAGCCCCCGGCGGTGCTGGGCGCGATGATCGGCTCGGCCCTGGTGGGTACCTTCCTGGGCATCTTGCTGGCCTATGCCTTTGCCGAGCCGCTGGCCGGCCTGCTGGAGCAAAAGCTCGAGGAAAGCGCCAAGGAACTGCAGTGCATCAAGACCACGCTGCTGGCCAGCATGCAGGGCTATGCCCCGCAGGTGGCGGTGGAGTTCGGTCGCAAGGTGCTGCTGTCGCCGGTGCGCCCGACCTTCAGCGAGCTCGAACAGCACGTGAAGAAGAAGTGA